The window GCGGTCCACCACCTGCACGGTGAGTAGCTGAGAAATGTTTTGCGCAAAAAACTGTTGTTGTGATTCCAAAATCTTTACAAGTTCCTTTTTTTCATCAACATTATCCTTCGCAAGTTTAGCGAACCGTAATTCCGTAACCCAGTAAAACAACCCAACTCCTGTTGCGAAGATACACAATAACACTATTACTGTGATGAACCACACCTTTTGTTTCCGTAGTTCACGGCGTAACTGCCTGACATTATCCGAAGCAAGAGATTTAAACTTAGAAAGTTCACCTTGTGCGGACTCCAGGGAGTTAACATTATTTTCAATCACACGCAAAGTTTCACGGTTAACCGCATCATCCCGCACAATAACTAACGGGTTAGGTTTTGGCTCCGCGATCTTTGCTTCATACTGTTTCTTGAGTTTATCAAGTTCTCCTACGACAAAAATTTTGCGTTCAGCTACCCTTTTATCCCCGGGATACAACGCTTCCGCGCGGGTAAGGTATTCCAAAGCCTCAGCATACTTTTTTATGGTAATAAGTTTTTCCGCTATTGTTGTAAGAAGATTACAGAACTCATACTTTAACTCCTCGGACTTTGGCAGTTCCGCAAGGCCGTCCTCCATAATCTGTACAGCTTTCCCGTACTTCCCGTACTTAACCTCTTCCTCCGCTTGGGTAATGTACTGCATACCAAACTCCTGAGAGATAACCCGCGGGAATAATAGTGTGGTGAACACCAGCGCAGTAATTATGGATACCCACAACTTTTTTGTATTCACTTCTTTTCCCCACCTTCCCCGCTGTTAGGTAATATCAACACCTGTCCCGGGATAAGTTCGAATGATGGTTTTACACGCTCCTTATTCGCATTATACAGTTCACGCCAGAGACCGCGGTTACCATAAACTTTCTCCGCAATAACCGGCAACGTATCACCTTCCGCGACGACATACTTCCCTTGTTTAATAAACGCATCTATTTGTTTACGGTTATACTGTTTAACCTGTTTTTCCTCACCACGGTCAAACTGTTTCTCAGCCCGTTCTTTTGGAGGTACTGCCAGCATTTTTACGCATACGCTATGAGTCCCCCAGTTTGTCCCCGTGGTAAGCAGCGGATACGAAAAACTGTAATCCACCACCATATTCCCGAACTTATACCCAATCCCTGTGGAGGCAAGTAAATATTCCCCGGTCCCCACCCCAAGACCCGCACGGAAGATAATATTATTATTCAATACCGGCGTGTACTCACCTCCGGCGTTGACCATAACGTTTAACCGTTTCACCACGAGATCCACCGCTGCGGTGATTATATCCCCGTGATACGACGTCCCAATACGAAATATTAACGGTGTAGTACTTTCCCCGGTAAAATTCAAACTTGTACGCACAAAGTTTTGCACAGCAAACCCTACCGCCACATGCTCACCATAGTTTGTCACCATCCCGAAGTCGCATTCCATACCCTGTTTTGTAAGGCCATACGTTTTGAATAACGGTTCGTATATTATGTACTGGTCAGTGAAGTAACGTTTGGTTAATAATTTAACATTCATCCCTATCATCACGGGATACCGCCAGAACCATGGACGAAAACCATAAGCATACCCCACGGTTTGAGTATCCTCAGCATAAAACTGTCCGAGTTTATAGTTATGCAATGCAACAGCCAAAGTTCCTCCATTACCTAGGGAAAGGTAACCTATAAGAACATCCTGGATAAGCTCACTCCCGTCGGTAAGGCCGGTTAATAATCTTTGTGTGCCCATAGACACACCGTACCCGCGCAGATTAAATAATCCTGCGGGGTTGTAGAGTACAGTCTCAGGGTCAAGCGCCAAAGATACCCCCGCCTGCCCAAACCCGGTACTCCGTGCACCGAGATACGCGTTCTCAAAGTCTGCATAACAGGAAGTTATTGTTAATAACGTAACAACCGTTAAGACACCCCATACTTTTTTCATCTTGCCACCACAATTGTCCCGGTGAGAGTTTTCCCCTTCCCCGAGATGTAATACACATACACACCCGACGGGACATATACTCCGTATTCGTTACGCCCATCCCAGGTTAGCGCCGTAGTTGCAGCGTTATACTCCAACTTCGCAACA is drawn from Elusimicrobiota bacterium and contains these coding sequences:
- a CDS encoding LysM peptidoglycan-binding domain-containing protein, with protein sequence MKKVWGVLTVVTLLTITSCYADFENAYLGARSTGFGQAGVSLALDPETVLYNPAGLFNLRGYGVSMGTQRLLTGLTDGSELIQDVLIGYLSLGNGGTLAVALHNYKLGQFYAEDTQTVGYAYGFRPWFWRYPVMIGMNVKLLTKRYFTDQYIIYEPLFKTYGLTKQGMECDFGMVTNYGEHVAVGFAVQNFVRTSLNFTGESTTPLIFRIGTSYHGDIITAAVDLVVKRLNVMVNAGGEYTPVLNNNIIFRAGLGVGTGEYLLASTGIGYKFGNMVVDYSFSYPLLTTGTNWGTHSVCVKMLAVPPKERAEKQFDRGEEKQVKQYNRKQIDAFIKQGKYVVAEGDTLPVIAEKVYGNRGLWRELYNANKERVKPSFELIPGQVLILPNSGEGGEKK